In Halobacteroides halobius DSM 5150, the genomic window GGGCTGATTTAATGTTAATAGCTCCTGCTACTGCTAATCTTATAGGGAAGATAGCAAACGGAATTGCTGATGATATGTTATCTACTACCGTTATGGCTACTCAAGCAGAAGTTGTTTTATCTCCAGCAATGAATGTAAATATGTATCAAAATCCAATTGTACAAGAGAATTTATCTTATCTAGAAGATAAAGGTTACCAAATAATTGAAGCTGATAAAGGTTATTTAGCATGTGGAGATGAAGGTAGAGGGAGATTCCCTAAACCGGAAGAGATTGTTAAAACTTGTTGTGCTTATTTATTAACTAAAAATCAAGTTGACTTAGCTGGTAAGAAAGTATTAGTTACTGCTGGTGGAACTAAAGAGACTATAGATCCAGTCCGTTTTCTAGCTAATCACTCTTCTGGTAAGATGGGCTATGCTTTAGCTAGAGCTGCAAGAGCTAGAGGAGCAGATGTAACTTTAATTTCTGCTCCTACAAATTTAAACCAACCTAAGGGAACTGAACTTATTGAAGTAACGACTGCTGCTGAAATGTATCAAGAAGTAATGAATTATCAAAGTGAAGAAGATATAATTATCATGGCGGCTGCAGTAGCTGATTATAGGATTTCAGAGGTGGCAACTAATAAAATTAAGAAGAATGATGAAAAGTTAGAATTAAAGCTAGAGCGGACTAAAGACATCTTAGCTAAATTAGG contains:
- the coaBC gene encoding bifunctional phosphopantothenoylcysteine decarboxylase/phosphopantothenate--cysteine ligase CoaBC; amino-acid sequence: MLKNKTIVVGITGGIAAYKAVEITSRLKKLGAEVHVIMTKSATEFVKPLTFRAISHNPVTVDMFAEPQTWDVEHISLAKRADLMLIAPATANLIGKIANGIADDMLSTTVMATQAEVVLSPAMNVNMYQNPIVQENLSYLEDKGYQIIEADKGYLACGDEGRGRFPKPEEIVKTCCAYLLTKNQVDLAGKKVLVTAGGTKETIDPVRFLANHSSGKMGYALARAARARGADVTLISAPTNLNQPKGTELIEVTTAAEMYQEVMNYQSEEDIIIMAAAVADYRISEVATNKIKKNDEKLELKLERTKDILAKLGQLKQPKQVLVGFAAETNNLLQYAKEKLEAKNADLIVANDITGADIGFGASDNQVTIISTKSKRKIPQANKLKIATQILDEVSKLLEEEK